Proteins from a single region of Hugenholtzia roseola DSM 9546:
- the pbpC gene encoding penicillin-binding protein 1C, with protein MTEKSRFRSWFGFKALSRFFLVGLLLSVCLFFVLDAIFPFYVSPSYAKIIYDREGKILHAFLSQDEKWRFHTKLSQISPQLKKAIIEKEDQYFYYHIGFNPLAIGRAMLRNVQTHKRTSGASTITMQVARLAEPKKRTYLNKLVELFRALQLEKNYSKDEILERYLNLVPYGSNIEGVRAASLIYFGTEPNQLSLAQTTLLTIVPNRPNSLALGQKNQSLLVQERNRWIEIFTQKEIFPTTDLADALKEPLQILPRQLPRAAPHFSIRLQRAFSDQDEIYSTLNANFQMRIERNLSSYIQKNKSLGIHHAAVLVIDNRTREVVAYVGSADFQDKKNAGEVDGVQAVRSPGSTLKPLIYGLAFDKGLLTPKSKILDVPMDFDGYAPENFDRNFQGEVSVETALAYSLNLPAVETLNQLGVHTLSNSLIESGFTQIAKDKLKLGLSLALGGCGVTLEELTGLFAAFANGGTWEKPHYTLAQTQYKGQQNNLLSPQAAYMVSEILTQVQRPDLPSDYQNSKNVPKIAWKTGTSYGRRDAWCIGFNAHYTIGVWVGNFSGEGVAALTGAGMATPLLFKIFTTIDYAPQKEELETPEGLKKRLVCSETGKVPSHFCTYLIEDYYIPTISQSDRCNHLKAVFVSENEEKSFCNQCLPEKGYKTAYYPNLGAELAHFKESRQIFFVKPPAHNPDCPYLGNRAGSAPRILLPSPEKTYLLLDSLSEIPLVARTDADVKTIDWYLNDAFYGRTSPQKQLFFKNLKGRIKVSCSDDKGRSSHIFITVE; from the coding sequence ATGACTGAAAAAAGCCGCTTTCGTTCTTGGTTTGGCTTCAAAGCCCTTAGCCGCTTCTTTTTGGTGGGCTTGCTGCTATCGGTATGCCTCTTTTTTGTGCTTGATGCGATTTTTCCTTTTTATGTTTCGCCTTCTTATGCCAAAATTATTTATGATAGGGAGGGCAAGATTCTGCACGCTTTTTTGAGCCAAGACGAAAAATGGCGTTTTCATACAAAACTTTCTCAAATAAGTCCGCAACTAAAAAAAGCCATAATAGAAAAAGAAGACCAATATTTTTACTATCATATCGGCTTCAACCCTTTGGCAATCGGCAGAGCCATGCTGCGCAATGTGCAGACGCATAAGCGCACTTCGGGAGCTTCTACAATTACTATGCAGGTGGCGCGTTTGGCAGAGCCTAAAAAGCGGACGTATCTAAACAAATTGGTAGAACTTTTTAGAGCCTTGCAATTAGAAAAAAATTATAGCAAGGACGAAATTTTAGAACGCTACCTCAATCTTGTACCTTATGGTAGCAACATCGAGGGCGTGCGTGCTGCCTCCCTCATTTATTTTGGCACAGAGCCAAACCAACTTAGCTTGGCACAGACTACCCTGCTGACGATAGTACCCAATCGCCCGAATAGTTTGGCGTTGGGTCAGAAAAATCAGAGCCTTTTGGTGCAGGAGCGCAACCGTTGGATAGAGATTTTTACCCAAAAGGAAATTTTCCCTACCACCGACCTTGCCGACGCTTTGAAAGAGCCGCTGCAAATCCTGCCGCGCCAATTACCTCGCGCTGCCCCTCATTTTTCCATTCGCCTACAAAGGGCTTTTTCCGACCAAGACGAAATTTATAGCACCCTAAACGCCAACTTTCAGATGCGCATAGAGCGCAATTTGAGCAGTTATATCCAAAAAAATAAAAGTTTGGGGATTCACCATGCTGCCGTTTTGGTCATCGACAACCGCACGCGCGAAGTAGTCGCTTATGTAGGTTCGGCAGATTTTCAAGACAAAAAAAATGCAGGTGAGGTAGATGGTGTGCAGGCGGTACGCTCACCCGGTAGCACGCTCAAACCGCTTATCTACGGGCTGGCATTTGATAAGGGCTTGCTCACGCCTAAGTCTAAAATTCTGGACGTGCCGATGGATTTCGACGGCTATGCACCCGAAAATTTTGATAGGAATTTTCAAGGCGAAGTAAGTGTAGAAACGGCGTTGGCATATTCGCTCAATCTGCCTGCGGTAGAAACCCTGAATCAGCTTGGCGTGCATACCCTTTCGAATAGTTTGATAGAAAGCGGCTTTACCCAAATTGCGAAAGACAAACTCAAATTAGGGCTTTCCTTAGCTTTGGGCGGCTGCGGGGTTACGCTCGAAGAGCTAACAGGGCTTTTTGCAGCCTTTGCCAATGGTGGTACTTGGGAAAAGCCGCATTATACCCTTGCCCAAACCCAATACAAGGGGCAGCAAAATAATTTGCTTTCGCCCCAAGCCGCCTACATGGTGAGCGAAATTCTGACCCAAGTGCAGCGTCCTGACCTGCCTTCGGACTATCAAAATAGCAAGAACGTACCCAAAATTGCGTGGAAGACAGGCACTTCTTATGGGCGCAGAGATGCGTGGTGTATCGGTTTTAATGCCCACTACACTATCGGCGTTTGGGTAGGCAATTTTTCGGGTGAGGGTGTGGCAGCACTCACAGGGGCAGGCATGGCTACGCCCTTGCTGTTCAAAATATTTACGACCATCGATTACGCACCCCAAAAAGAGGAGTTAGAAACTCCCGAAGGACTCAAAAAGCGTTTGGTTTGCAGCGAAACGGGAAAAGTGCCAAGCCATTTTTGTACTTATTTGATAGAAGATTATTACATTCCTACCATTTCGCAAAGTGATAGGTGCAATCATTTGAAAGCCGTTTTTGTGTCGGAAAACGAAGAGAAGAGTTTTTGTAACCAGTGCCTACCCGAAAAAGGCTATAAAACGGCTTATTATCCCAACTTAGGGGCAGAATTGGCACACTTCAAAGAAAGTCGTCAGATATTTTTTGTCAAGCCTCCCGCTCATAATCCTGATTGCCCTTATTTGGGAAATCGGGCAGGCAGTGCGCCGCGCATTTTGCTTCCTTCGCCCGAAAAGACGTATCTACTGCTCGATTCGCTTTCCGAAATTCCTTTGGTAGCGCGTACAGATGCCGATGTCAAGACGATAGACTGGTATTTGAATGATGCCTTTTATGGGCGCACTTCGCCTCAAAAGCAACTCTTTTTCAAGAATTTGAAGGGGCGCATCAAAGTTTCGTGCAGCGACGACAAGGGGCGAAGTAGTCATATTTTTATCACAGTGGAATAA